The genome window GCGCTTATCCACCCATCTTGAATTAACACATGTTTTAAGATAAAAAGATTTAACTCCGTGCTAGAAATATTGATGGAGTCGTTCTGAGAAAGACACAAATTCAATCTAaaggccccctctcccccaaataTTTAACAGAAATGAAGATCAAGAATCATGGAGTCATTTCAGGTGATCAAGAGACTCGTTCTCCAAATGTAACCTTACCTTTTGCCTTCTATGTGCCATGATACAAGGTTGTCAGGTGGAAGAAGGGGTCGGAGTTAAAACTGTGGCAGGaggtgcagtaaaaaaaaaaaaaatttaaaaagcctGTCTGGAAATAACTCCAAAGGGACCGTTTCAAGGCCAACTTCAAGGGAGTTTCTCCTGTGCTTGGAGTCTTTTTCTGGTGCTACGCCGGTccagaatagttaagacgtttGTCTTCCAGTACAGCGTCCGTGGGGGTCTGAGTTCGATTTCCGCTCTCAACCTTTTCCCcaagttgactggaaaatgaGCGTCCAGTTATTCATATGAACGCGATAACtgaaaccgaggtctcgtgtgcagcacgaacttggggctctgaaaaagaactcacggcaacaagagtcgtcctctggcaaaattctgttaaagaaGTCCACCGTGATATGTACATGAATATATAAcgcatgcactcagtgcctgacTAGTATGTTGGGTAACGCTgttgtcaggcgtctgcctagcagttgtggtgtagcgcatatggatttgtccgaacgcagtgacgcctccttgggaactgagactgaaacttgaATGTTCATTGATAAATATTATATATCATCACAGTTACTCACCACATTTCTCCCGTAGTGTGACAACTTCACCGTGTGTGAAACGTAACTGGTATGAGACGGaaacaaagaagatgaaaaaaacctcaacaaaggTTTCCACAAGACAAAGCAAATTTCGACATGAATGAGACAAAACTTTAATCTTTCAATTAATGATAAAATACATTCCATATTACATGAGATGTTGAGAATTGCTTATTTTCGGAAATAACTACATCAGGGACAAGGCCGAACGTTCGTTTTTGACCTTAAGTTTTCGTGTCGACTGTTTCCCGGGGACTCGGGTTGTCTTTTGAGTTTGGGGCGTTTTGTCGATCTGTCAAGAAGAAATGACTGTCAGGTGACAGTGGCTGAAACCCTGAATTCAAACATCGCTGTTCACGTTCCGCTTTGCACGTGAGTTTGGGGGCATGAACTCTCCGTGCTGTTTGGAGAACGGAATTCCTGTTGTCACCAGTTGTGTTATTGACAGTGCCTTAAATATTAACAAAGCTTTGTGAACTTGTATAGAGAGAAGCATTTCAGAAGAGCTATCAATGTATAATGTATATATTACAGGAATTATAAACTTTTGAAAGACTGAAATTCATGTTTATCTGACACACGTTATTAGTTTCTTTAAATTCAGCTGCAGTTACCATAAGTTACAGATCAGATTGAACTTTGGGGGCGAAATGGCACGCTGCGTAAATTACTACTTCGTAACTTTACATGCCATGCATGTGTTGACGAGTTGTGTATGTTATTATCAAAAATATTGTAATATTCCATGCACCAGCAACATTTTTAGTTGTCCAGTCGTTCTAGCATACTGATTCTTTTTCTTGCAGACTGTGAAtttcactgttttgttgttgaacgATGTTCTGTAGGTTAGACACATCTGTGATCAATTAGCTTACGCTTCAAGTCTTAAAAGGCTACCGAATATGGCGTTCTATTTTCCCCACACATTTGTACAATGCACTCAAAGATCTGTGTGCATCTTCTGtccacacacatgatatatactAACACATGATATATActaacacatttctctctctctctctctctctctctctctctctctctctctctctctgtgtgtgtgtgtgtgtgtgtgtgtgtgtgtgtgtgtgtgtgtgtgtgtgaccctgccTCTTGTATGTACGTGCATGTATGCCGGACAAACATAACAGATAATTGAAATTGTCACCCAATGTCCATAACGCTGCTTTCAGAACACAACGTTTGTAAAAGGACCGATACCATGGGTACGGAAGAGGGTCCACCCCGGTTGATTCCTACTACACCTGCCTCACGGTGTACAAGTGAAGATGATCAAATTGCATCGGGCGGTGCCCCATGGCGTCCGCCGAAAGCCGTGGACCCAGATAAGGATgacatgtcagtctgtgatactgCTCAATACAGACCATCCCCGACTATGACCCCTGCTTCCCACTGTAAACCTGGGCATACCAAGCCTCTGCTTCCACCGAACTCTGCCATTGACAGAAAAGCTCCGATAATGGTCTTGGCTTCCTTGATGCCAGTCCCTCCTGACCTGTTCACAGTTTCACCTTTGTTAAAAACCGTAGAAGTTAAGCCATCTGCAGCGCAACAGGTCAAAACCACCTGCATGAGCAGGAAGCCTGGTTTATCTCCAGGTGTTGCAACCCCCCAAAAATCGCCATCAACACAGATCACGAATGGAAATGTGGGGATCCACGTTTCTGGAGACTGCTGTTCAGAAAGAATTGGGAATGGCGTGTCTACTGATGAAAGTGGTGTCAAATTAATACAGGCTGTTGGGAAAGAGGTAACTCTGTTGTTGAACAGGAAGAGGAAGGTTGGGGTTTACATCCCCAAACTGGAACAGCTGGAAGAACTGGGTCCCAGTCCGCGAAACGAAATGCCAACCGCAGAGGTGAACAAACACAACGCCAAACATGTAGAGCTGCACCAGCATGCTAAACAAACCGACACGGCTGGTTCACGACCTCCGGTCTCGCTATTCCAGTTCACTAGCACCCCAATAAATGAAAAGGAATCAAATGGGTATCAGCAAACGGGTACGCAAAAAAACACTATCTCCAGAATCCCAAGTCTCTCTGGTACCCCCAAAATTCTACCACCCTGGAAGAGAAGCGAACAAGCAGAAGTGCAGCGTCTGACCACCTCTCATTTTGTTACAACCGTGGCAGACGTTTCGTTTGGCTCGAAACCGATTCTCGAGGCAAATGCCACCACTGCAGACCGGAGACGAAGCAACCAATCGTGCACCTTGCGTCCAGATTGGTGTTTGTCTCTGCAGAAGGTGGCGGGAGACAGGTCGCAGACAGAGCCAGCGAGGAAGGTGTCCGTGGTGAACAAAAGCGCACGGAAATTGACACCAAGCATGTCCATCGATAAGATCTTTCTAACCCGCACTGTTCCCGTGCACTCTGCCCTGGAGAAGCTGGCTCCATTCACCAGGAAGTGTGCCGTCACCCCTCCTCTCTACATTGTCCACCCCATCACGGGCTCCGTCAAGATTCTTCATCAGCTGGCCGGGGGTCTGCACGTGCGTTGTTACGGCATTCAGAAAACTGCCCAAACTCCAGACACATCTGTGGAGATCATGGCCAAGTTTTACTGTCGCACCCTCACGGAGCACCAAAAGACCGGTGCTTACCATCTGGCTGGGTATTCCTATGGAGGGCTCATAGCCTTTGAAATGGCGCGACAGTTGCAGCAGACAGGCAAACGGGTGGCGGCACTTATCATGCTGGATGGCTCACCAAACTATGTCAAGTCTCAGATCGTCGCCACCAGAACTGGCTTGGCCCCGGACTGTAGTCCACAGCACGTGACAGCCGTGGTGGAATCTCACCTCCTGCTCTACTTCATCAGCATGTACGGGCCAGTGCGGGAGCCAGAACTTGTGCGGATCGTGCTGGAAGAGCAGCCTACCCAGGAGGAACGGGTTGCAGCGGCTGTTGGTGTCACACTGGGTACCTTGCAAATCAATAGCCAGGCGCGGGGCCGTTGGCTGGGACTGAAGTCGAAACTGGAGCAAGGTCGGTTGAGTGACAAGGCAAAGGTTAGCGTCAGTCACGTGGCTCAGGACGTCATCAGCCTCCGCCGTCAGCAGAAAGCCGTCGCCTTTCTTCAGGCTGCTCACATCGCTGAGGAGTACGAGGTGACAGGGGGGTATCGGTTTGAAGGAAACATCCACCTGATGAGGATCCAGTCCACCCCGAAGcactgccactctctgtctccggacTACCACCTGAAGGAGCTGTGCACGGGCACTGTGCATGTGCATTACGTGAATGGCGAGCACGAGTCTATGATGGAGTCACCACATGTAGAATCCGTCATTGCAGCAGTGAACCAATCTCTGGAGAGTGTCATGGATTAAATGGGCCGACTTGCGAATGCCTTAGATGTTCAGTTAGAACTCACGCCCCTCCCCTACACTCCCCCCCTtcgccctccctccttcctcccaacTAAATCGTTTTTCTGTTCAACTTTGAAAGCTGCTTCGTAATGTACCATAATATATTACGACAGTTCTTTCTATACTTGTATTGATACCACTTTATTATAAATTATAAGTTCCATCATTTGACAGTTTATACGTGTAACGTATCAATTTTGACATTTCATTATGAAGTTATCGTTTGATATTGCaccttgaaacaaaacaaaacaaaaaacatcaacaacaacaaaaaaaagatgtttctGCAGGTCCGGAACTGTCAGCAGATAAACACCACTACTAAGTATGTTTAGATCGGTGCACGGATTGATGTATAAACCTGTGAAGTTAAAGGTCATTCCACATTACTGTTACTGCTGCGTAACCTTCCAGGGTTGTGGGGTACTGCATGGTGGAGTGTGAGAACTTCCAGAACTGTCCGTAAGTGTACTGTCCTGgaacacaccacagtggacacgGGTCATTGTGTGGATGCGGACAGTTATTTGATTGGTTCACTGACGGACGTGGCTCAAGAGCGTTTCAAGGCATACACCAAGCATCTCCTCATTACTACCGaaactgtgtgcgtgtgcttgttcctggtgtgtgtgtgtgtgtgtgtgtgtgtgtgtggatgaggtgtgtagaggggaggggaggagaatggAACTGATTTTTGAGTGTTGGGGTTTAGTTGTGAATTGTTTGGGCAATATTCACAATCGTGAATCTCGATGTACACTATTGGTTTCGGCGTGTTCGGGTTGGTTTTTAGGTTGTGGTCTGATtttgggtgttgtgatgtgagaTTGCATCGTTTTGGTGTTGTGATGTTTGGCATgtattttgggtgtttttgttgcatgtcatgttgttgtgtgttttcgtGCATAAATTACTGGTGGCACTTGGTTtgatgtctgtgcagggttatACGTATGGAAGTGTTCTGGTGTTTGAATGAATGTTTTGCACGTCGATGTTTACGCTGTGCAGCACGGTTGGGCATGTTTTGCATGGACGGACGATTCATGGAataagttattattattttattatgaacatcatcatcattacatgagtgtatgcatacatgtatgtttatatatacagTTGGTTGGCTCACTTAGATGGATCTACATGCATGTTCAGATAGATGATCTGTTCATTGGAATTGTATTGTACAGCGTTTAGAGCAAAATCAGTTGATAAACTGATTAGGCACTATATAAATAAAATTATCATTATCCGGCATAATTCATATccttatcagtagtagtagtagtagtagttacaaaACATCAAACATCTCCGTTCTCACAGTTATAAGACATACATCAAGGACATCGTAACCTGGTGCAGGACGCGTAGTCTGATTTTCTGATGAAGAGTCTGGTTCACGACAACGCCACCCGccagtcattaactcactcagtacggccagtcctctcttctcctctacacagacacctcggatgtccagtgggtgtctcaatgacccaacctttagcttccgtcgtcagaaatgtggtattctttgtcaacattcacctcttcagtgtaagagtctTCCgcattgtaatattttgatggtggtaattggggtgaagtgctgttaacgtcgtctctttcgccgttcgtatggagagagttaataaagccCATTGCACACGGGGCGtcgaagcagcaagtttcacgcgacaagcagcaaaaaCGCGCAGCGCCCCGTGTGCGAGgttttcaggcagcaagagtcgcATACCACGCAGCAAGATCGCCGTTGCCGCGCGCCGTGTTTCTTCAATAGAACTTGTCCTAGTTCCCTGCGACAGAAGTGCGTGGAGCAACCAATCACGTGACCCGCTCGTTTCACGTGAGacaaaatggctgacatcgtttggacttgattcattcgtttgacgttgctcaatcaatcatgaaaacaaagtgttttggCAGTAAACGATTAGACTGTTTGTTTAGATGAAAAGATTGTCATTACATCTGAACGCATGTCTGTTTAAGAGTGATTTCTGTGAGTGCCCCAAAAATGTTGACTTTCTACTTTGAACAGCAACTCACATGGTAACGTTTGTAATTCCTGCCTGAGAATATTCTGAGAACGAAAGTATCTTtgactgaaattgtaaggataactggatttccaaatatcttttagagctgtacacacttcttctttatttccacacacacatcatgtgcaagtaaacacacacacacacaccaccaccacacaaaaagacgactgaacattgacacaaaccctactgaacacacacaccacaccacatacaaacactactaaacacacacatacacacaccacatcacacaaacagtactgaacacacacacacactgtaccacaccacatacaaaaacatgactgaactcccaaacagtactgaacacacacacacacacacacacacacaccacttaacacttacacaaacactactgaacacacacacacacacactactgagcactcacacaaatactactgaacacacacacacacacacacagtcattccttcatttactccttcatccacatgctcactgtgttgacactgagagcacataaataacaatagacataataatacattaatatgtaaaatcaaatatttgagttctgcaattttgacagttcactgatcctgaagtaatgtgctgggataacca of Babylonia areolata isolate BAREFJ2019XMU chromosome 30, ASM4173473v1, whole genome shotgun sequence contains these proteins:
- the LOC143275246 gene encoding fatty acid synthase-like, with the protein product MSIDKIFLTRTVPVHSALEKLAPFTRKCAVTPPLYIVHPITGSVKILHQLAGGLHVRCYGIQKTAQTPDTSVEIMAKFYCRTLTEHQKTGAYHLAGYSYGGLIAFEMARQLQQTGKRVAALIMLDGSPNYVKSQIVATRTGLAPDCSPQHVTAVVESHLLLYFISMYGPVREPELVRIVLEEQPTQEERVAAAVGVTLGTLQINSQARGRWLGLKSKLEQGRLSDKAKVSVSHVAQDVISLRRQQKAVAFLQAAHIAEEYEVTGGYRFEGNIHLMRIQSTPKHCHSLSPDYHLKELCTGTVHVHYVNGEHESMMESPHVESVIAAVNQSLESVMD